Proteins from one Sander lucioperca isolate FBNREF2018 chromosome 16, SLUC_FBN_1.2, whole genome shotgun sequence genomic window:
- the LOC116035185 gene encoding piggyBac transposable element-derived protein 4-like, whose translation MHDIVSAFELLDAADLRGYLGLLILSGVYRSRNEAAESLWHEESGRPIFRATMPVKRFHAYSRLLRFDDRESRAARQASDKLAAVRDVFDAWARRLPGLYNPGPDVTVDEQLVPFRGRCPFRQYMPSKLCDAKSSYAWNVQVYTGKSVCGASERNQGARVVLDLTEGLAGPRNVTCDNFFTSYDLARRLLRERRLTLVGTMRKNKPELPAALLDTRGRAVASSRFAFTPAAALVSYVPKRNKNVLLLSTLHAGDTRLVMSGSRAAKPEIVLHYNATKGGVDNLDKLVATYSCRRKTARWPLAVFHNVLDVSAYNAFVIWRELRPAWMRGKLNRRRAFLEQLGRALVTPLMERRRRLPRTEASAALVRAATRGPAEGPQRPEGEREPPAPRAAGERKRCQLCPRSNDRKMNAVCAGCRRYVCGSCARAYCAECVSP comes from the exons ATGCACGACATAGTCTCTGCGTTCGAGCTGTTGGACGCCGCGGACCTGCGCGGCTACCTCGGGCTGCTGATCCTCTCGGGCGTGTACAGGTCCCGCAACGAGGCCGCGGAGAGCCTGTGGCACGAGGAGAGCGGCAGGCCCATATTCCGCGCCACGATGCCGGTCAAACGGTTCCACGCGTACTCGAGACTGCTGCGATTCGACGACCGCGAGTCAAGAGCCGCCAGACAAGCCTCGGACAAACTGGCGGCCGTGCGGGACGTGTTTGACGCGTGGGCGCGGCGGCTTCCCGGCCTCTACAATCCGGGCCCCGACGTGACCGTGGACGAGCAGCTGGTCCCCTTTCGCG GTCGATGCCCGTTCCGCCAGTACATGCCTAGCAAGCTCTGCGACGCCAAGTCCAGCTACGCGTGGAACGTGCAGGTCTACACGGGCAAGTCCGTGTGCGGCGCGTCCGAGAGGAACCAGGGCGCCCGGGTGGTGCTGGACCTGACCGAGGGGCTCGCGGGCCCTCGCAACGTCACGTGCGACAACTTCTTCACCTCCTACGACCTGGCGCGGCGGCTCCTGCGCGAGAGGCGCCTCACCCTGGTGGGCACGATGCGCAAAAACAAGCCCGAGCTGCCGGCCGCCTTGCTCGACACCAGGGGCCGCGCGGTCGCCTCGTCCAGGTTCGCCTTCACGCCCGCCGCCGCTCTGGTGTCCTACGTGCCCAAGAGGAACAAGAACGTGCTGCTGCTGAGCACGCTGCACGCGGGGGACACGCGGCTCGTCATGTCCGGCAGCCGCGCGGCCAAACCCGAGATCGTGCTCCACTACAACGCCACCAAGGGCGGCGTAGACAACCTGGACAAGCTCGTGGCCACGTACAGCTGCCGTAGGAAGACCGCGCGCTGGCCCCTCGCCGTGTTCCACAACGTCCTCGATGTGTCCGCCTACAACGCCTTCGTGATCTGGCGAGAGCTCAGGCCCGCGTGGATGCGCGGCAAGCTCAACAGGAGGAGGGCGTTCCTCGAGCAGCTGGGACGGGCGCTCGTCACGCCGCTCATGGAGAGGAGGAGGCGCCTCCCTCGCACGGAGGCGTCCGCCGCGCTCGTCAGAGCCGCGACGAGAGGGCCCGCTGAAGGCCCGCAACGACCAGAGGGCGAGCGGGAACCGCCCGCGCCGAGAGCGGCCGGCGAGAGGAAGAGGTGTCAGCTCTGTCCCAGGAGTAACGACCGCAAAATGAACGCCGTCTGCGCCGGCTGCCGGAGGTACGTCTGCGGGAGCTGCGCGCGGGCCTATTGCGCGGAATGTGTGAGCCCGTAG